The Brassica napus cultivar Da-Ae chromosome C7, Da-Ae, whole genome shotgun sequence genome has a segment encoding these proteins:
- the LOC125590470 gene encoding uncharacterized protein LOC125590470 — MYEASREFVMLRNMTGHILKESGLAVGKEKEEPTIIYEDNAACIAQLKDGYVKGNRTKHILPKFFFTHDLQKAKEFQVVQVRSSDNSADVFTKSLPTSTFKKLVHQIGMRQLKDL, encoded by the coding sequence atgtatgaagCAAGCCGAGAGTTTGtgatgttgaggaacatgaccggccatatcCTTAAAGAGAGTGGCCTGGCCGTGGGAAAGGAAAAGGAAGAACCAACGATcatctatgaggacaatgcagcttgTATAGCTCAGCTCAAAGATGGATACGTTAAGGGAAATAGAACGAAACACAtcttgcctaagttcttcttcacccacgacctGCAGAAGGCTAAAGAATTTCAAGTGGTTCAAGTTCGGTCCAGTGACAATTCGGCCGATGTATTTACCAAGTCTCTGCCGacctcaacgttcaagaagctggttcatcagataggaatGCGCCAGTTGAAGGATCTTtag
- the LOC125590471 gene encoding uncharacterized protein LOC125590471 produces the protein AYRRMPFGLCNAPATFQRCMMSIFTDLIEDIMEVFMDDFSVYGSSFSDCLANLCKVLERCEEKNLVLNWEKCHFMVKDGIVLGFYRRFIKDFSMIARPLTRLLCKEAKFVFDADCLAAFQILKKSLVSAPIVQPPDWDLPFEIMCDASDYAIGAVLGQRKDKKLHVIYYASRTLDDAQIKYATTEKELLAVVYAFEKFRSYLVGSKVIVHTDHAALKYLMTKKDAKPRLLRWILLLQEFDIEIRDKRGAENGVADHLSRMRVEAETPLDDTLPEENVYVITLLEDEYLDQADCCVMRQIQDDLPWFADFANYLCAGIEPPNLKGYERKKVWGIDFMGPFPSSYGNEYILVAVDYVSKWVEAVASKTNDSSVVKKMFKTVIFPRFGIPRVVISDGGSHFINKTFDKLLKKHGVKHKVATPYHPQTSGQVEISNREIKGILEKAVGKTRKDWAVKLDDALWAYRTAYKTPLGTTPFNLVYGKSCHLPVELEYSGFWATKLMNFDIKTAAERRMVQLNELDEIRLNAYENTKIYKERTKAWHDRKIIPRDFAAGDKVLLFNSRLKLFPGKLKSRWSGPFTITEVRPYGAVVLEDNGRKFTVNGQRLKPYFTDAKPEEGTNIPLTEPDLA, from the exons gcctacaggagaatgcctttcggattgtgcaatgctcctgccactttccagagatgcatgatgtcgatctttactgatcttattgaggacattatggaggtttttatggacgatttctcagtctacggttcttcatttagcgactgccttgctaatctgtgcaaggtgctggaaagatgtgaggagaagaacttggtgttaaattgggagaagtgtcatttcatggtgaaagatggcattgttttg ggtttctacaggaggtttatcaaagacttctctatgatagcgaggccactcacccgtctgctgtgcaaagaagcgaagtttgtttttgatgctgactgcctcgctgcgtttcagattctcaagaagtctctagtcagtgctcccattgtgcagccaccagattgggacttgccatttgaaataatgtgtgacgcaagtgattacgcgattggagctgttttggggcagagaaaagacaagaaactccatgtgatctattatgccagccgaacgcttgatgatgctcaaatcaagtatgctaccactgagaaggagttgctggcagtagtttatgctttcgagaagttcaggtcctatttggtgggctcgaaagtaattgtgcacacagatcatgcagccttgaagtacctgatgacgaaaaaagatgctaaaccgagactcttaaggtggatcttactcctacaggagtttgatattgagatcagagacaagagaggagcagaaaatggagtggcagatcatctttcccgaatgagagtggaagctgaaacaccactggatgatacattacccgaggagaatgtctatgtgatcaccttgctggaggatgagtatttggatcaggctgattgctgtgtcatgagacaaattcaggatgatctcccatggtttgcagactttgcaaactacctatgtgctggaattgaaccaccgaacctgaaggggtatgagaggaaaaag gtatggggaattgattttatgggccctttcccatcttcttatggaaatgagtacatcttggttgcggttgattatgtctccaagtgggtggaagcagtagccagcaagacaaatgactctagtgttgtcaagaaaatgttcaagacagtcatttttccaagattcgggatcccgagagtggttattagtgatggaggctctcacttcatcaacaagacgttcgataaactgctgaagaaacatggagtaaagcataaggtagctacaccttatcatcctcagacaagtgggcaggttgaaatatcgaaccgagaaatcaaggggattttggagaaggctgtaggcaaaacaaggaaagactgggctgtgaagcttgatgacgccttatgggcgtatagaaccgcctacaagactcccttgggcaccactccttttaatctggtctatggaaagtcttgtcacctacctgtggaattggagtacagtggtttttgggcaacgaagttgatgaacttcgacattaaaaccgcagcagaaaggaggatggttcagttgaacgagctggacgagattcggttgaacgcctatgagaacaccaaaatctacaaggaaagaactaaggcatggcatgacagaaagataatcccgagagacttcgctgctggagacaaagtccttctgttcaactctagactcaagctatttcctggaaagcttaagtctcgttggtccggacCTTTCACCATCACAGAGGTTAGACCTTATGGAGCTGTTGTCTTGGAAGACAATGGGAGGAAATTCACCGTCAATGGGCAGAGGCTAAAACCTTACTTCACAGATGCAAAACCCGAAGAAGGAACCAACATTCCTTTAACGGAACCCGATCTCgcctaa
- the LOC125590261 gene encoding uncharacterized protein LOC125590261, with protein sequence MPKRQKKQSERGDSSVQTARLSTKGKFRKTDRSHPANREITQQWDIHDDDFYEQMRGVEICPSRFAHRDTTDALGITEDIEALFAKIGLGYIFDLHCDCYADLTRQFLASARLYHPDEDNPVADKAMFSFIVNRQFHSMTIFQLCDVFGFGKGRQSCVPDFPEHNDFWTFIASGNFISREAKQARIRSPVLRYAVRVISSVIYGKTEPAAVTKDELALLFIGAGHLWPQGADITYVSGKDINIGAVIAEKLAYFKVSDTKRCGFGAVITQILRHCGVFLPPVDRVVDKKGMYQNFFDMRALISSHYLTGPWRGSIDKSAPHIYQFQNQQGREQFVKLPDTAITELTDPGAIIFLPPPASLCTRPATLKKKGVASSSTHQQTPHDDIEEEPEDEESLFPTDFTPYMLPPAPPATASAAEINAWSIKSHQTNNSILLKMWKGICNIKKGCASQPAVSGDSDDDSGAHDTAAGPEAAEDSDDDGALERRSKRRTDRNA encoded by the coding sequence ATGCCTAAGAGACAGAAGAAGCAGAGTGAGCGTGGGGATTCCTCGGTACAGACTGCTAGGCTCAGCACAAAGGGCAAGTTCCGAAAGACGGATAGGTCTCATCCTGCGAATCGAGAGATAACCCAGCAGTGGGATATACATGATGATGATTTCTATGAGCAGATGAGGGGAGTGGAAATATGTCCGTCGCGCTTCGCTCACAGAGACACTACAGATGCATTGGGGATAACCGAGGATATTGAAGCCTTGTTCGCGAAGATTGGCCTGGGATACATCTTCGATCTTCACTGTGATTGCTATGCTGACTTGACCAGGCAGTTCCTCGCATCAGCCCGCCTCTACCATCCTGACGAGGACAACCCAGTTGCTGATAAGGCGATGTTCTCCTTCATTGTGAACAGGCAGTTCCACTCCATGACCATCTTTCAGCTGTGCGACGTCTTTGGGTTCGGGAAAGGACGTCAATCTTGTGTTCCTGACTTCCCGGAACACAATGATTTCTGGACATTCATCGCTTCAGGAAACTTCATCTCTCGAGAGGCCAAGCAAGCGAGAATACGTAGCCCTGTTCTGCGATATGCAGTGAGAGTGATCAGCAGTGTTATCTATGGGAAGACGGAACCCGCTGCAGTGACAAAAGATGAGCTAGCTCTTCTGTTCATCGGGGCTGGACACCTATGGCCTCAAGGCGCGGACATTACCTATGTTAGCGGGAAGGACATAAACATAGGAGCTGTGATCGCGGAGAAGCTTGCGTACTTCAAAGTTTCAGATACGAAGAGATGTGGGTTTGGAGCGGTTATCACACAGATCTTAAGGCATTGTGGAGTGTTTCTTCCACCTGTTGACAGAGTGGTGGATAAGAAGGGGATGTATCAGAACTTTTTCGACATGAGAGCACTCATTAGCAGCCACTACCTCACCGGCCCTTGGCGAGGAAGCATCGACAAGTCCGCCCCTCATATCTACCAGTTCCAGAACCAACAAGGGAGAGAGCAATTTGTCAAGCTACCCGATACCGCCATCACCGAGCTGACTGATCCAGGTGCTATCATATTTCTACCACCGCCTGCATCTCTCTGCACCAGACCCGcgacactgaagaagaaaggagtcgCATCATCATCGACACACCAGCAGACACCACATGATGATATAGAGGAGGAACCTGAAGATGAGGAAAGTCTTTTCCCCACGGATTTCACTCCGTATATGCTGCCACCAGCACCTCCCGCTACTGCATCCGCTGCTGAGATCAACGCTTGGTCGATCAAGAgccatcaaaccaacaactccatACTGCTGAAGATGTGGAAGGGAATCTGCAACATTAAGAAGGGATGCGCATCACAGCCAGCTGTTTCTGGAGATAGCGATGACGACTCAGGCGCTCACGACACCGCTGCTGGACCTGAGGCAGCGGaggactctgatgatgatggagccTTGGAGAGGCGCTCCAAGAGGCGTACTGACCGCAACGCCTGA